The region AATTGAGAGCCATGGACGGTATGATATCGATCTTATTATCCTTTCTTACAAATAGAGGTATGATATCGTTATCTGTCTTAGTAATTTCTATAAGTCCTTTAAAATGATCTTGAGACCTGATTGTGATCTCATGAATTTTACCGTGATAGCGTGCCACCTCCATCATGTTTACATAATCGTCTGTCGCAGAAAACAACCCAGCATCAGAGTTTTTATTAGGGTTATTGATCTCGTTAGAATGTACTAATCTGTACGCTCCATTTTCACCAAAACGGTCGCTGAAACGTTCAAGAGCGTAGTCATTAATTTGTGAATTACCGGTAAGCGCTAACAAAAACCCAATGTTGTTAAATTCAATATCGTCTGATATGGAGTCTGAATAAATGTCGGCGGTTATAGCATCCAGTCCTTGTTCCTTTGCAACACGTATATTGCTTGCATTGGTATCTACTAAAACGACACTGCGGCCATGATCCTTTAGGTAGGAAGCAATAATTCTAGAGAATTTTGAGGCCCCTACGATCATGATCCCGTTAGATTTCTTAAGGAATACACCTACCATTTTTGCAAACAGTCGCGCGGTGGTAGCATTGAGCAATACCGTACCGAGGACGATCATAAAAACGAGTGGTGTGATGTATTCTGCTCCTTGAACTCCCTGAGCGACTAATTTAGATCCGAATAATGAGGCGATACCAGCAGCAACAATACCACGAGGTCCTACCCAAGAAATAAATAGTTTTTCATTTAATTTCAAACCGCTATGGGTTGAACTAGCAAACACACCAAGGGGCCTAATGACAAAGGCTATGATCGCAAATAGAACTGCGGTTTCCCATCGGTAGATCAAGTAAAGGTCTTCCATGTTGATGTTTGCAGATAGCAATATGAAGAGAATAGAGATCAACAGTACACTCAGAGATTCTTTAAAGTAAAGCAATTCTTTAAGGTTGGGTAAATTCATATTACCCATTACCATTCCCATGACTACTACGGCCAGTAATCCAGATTCATGTGCAAAAGAATCGCTTAGCACAAAAACGCCAAGCACTGTTGCAAGAGTAAAAACATTTAACAAATAATGAGGGATGAGCTTCTTTTTAATAGAGAAGACCAAGGCATGTGCAAAAGAAAAACCAAAGGTAAACCCGAATAAAACAATCTTACCAAATTCTTCTAAAGCAACTAAAGTGAATTCTCCACCAGCGCCCGCACTAATAAATTCAAAAACCAATACAGCAAATAAGGCCCCTATAGGGTCTATAAGAATCCCTTCCCATTTCAATATAGAACTCAAGTCTTTTTTAAGAGGAATATTTCTTAGAATAGGAGTAATTACGGTAGGTCCTGTTACAATGATAAGAGCAGAGAAAAGCAGAGAGATCTTCCAGCTCAATCCAAAAATATAATGAGCCGCCACGCCACCACCTGTAAAAGTGATAAGTACAGCGATGGATATTAATTTACCGATTACAGGTCCTGTATTTAGTATTTCGGTACGTTTTAGGGTGAGTCCGCCTTCAAATAAGATGATGCTTATCGCCAGGGATACAAAATAAAATAAACTGTCTCCAGGGAACAGGCCTTTTTCTCCATTCCATATGGGCTCTATAATCTTAGCGTCCATATATAATGTAGCGATAGGTCCTACCAGTAGACCTATAATAATAAGTGGTAAAATAGCCGGGATTTTAAACCTCCATGCCACCCATTGTGCCAGTATTCCTAATATGATAATTCCTGCTAACTCTAGCATGTTTTAAATTTTGAGGAAAATTACGACCTTTTTTACAGGTTTTATAATTGTTCCGCTTTCGCGAAAGCGAAATACGCAATAATTAAGCCTATATTTATGATTTTTAACAAATATTAAGTGTTGACTGATCCCTCATTTAAAAATATAGCGATAGGAATCGCATTTTCCCCTACCTTAGAAGCAAACGTAAGTGAAGCCGCTAGACTAAGCTGTATGTTGGGAGCAAAATTATTACTTATTCACGTAGGTAAAGGAAGCCCAGAAAAAATTCAGATCATTGATCAATTTATAGGAAATTGCAATCAATCGCAATTATCTTACGAGCTCGTTTTTAAAGAAGGAGAGCCGGTCGATGTTATTTTAGAAGCGGTTCAAGAATATCATATAGACTTACTTTTATTAGGAGCATTAAAAAAGGAAAAATTTGTAAAGTTTTACCTAGGTTCTATCGCTCGTAAAATTACAAGAAAAGCTACTTGTTCAGTACTTTTAATTACCAATCCCAGTGTGGTTAGAAAACCATGCAAGCACGTAGTAGTTAACAGTCTAAAAGATACGCATACCGAGCGCACCATAGGAACTGCTTTTTATGTAGCCCACAGTCTGGGCAGCAACCAACTCACTATTGTAGAAGAAATAGAAGACCAAAAAATATCTATTAAAATTGATGATGATCAAAGTTTGCGCAAAGCAAACCTGCTTAAAGAAAAATTAAAAAGGCAAGAGGAATCAAGAGTGCGTGGGATTTTAAGTCATATTCCTGAAGAACAAAAGGAGGGGATGTTTATAGAAACACAAGCTATTTTTGGAAAACGAGGTTATTCAATAGGTCATTACGCACAAATAGTACGTGCCGACCTTCTTGTTATGAACGGCCCTAAGAAATATACTTTTTTAAGCAGATTTTTTCCACACGATCTAGAATATATTTTAAAAGAATTACCTACAGATGTACTCATAGTAAGATGACGAAGAAGAAAACAGACATTAAAGGATTTTTTAAGTCATTGCCCAAAAACATTTTTAGTGGTTTTGTTGTAAGTCTTATAGCATTACCTTTAGGGTTAGGGCTTGCTATGGCTAGTGATGCACCACCTATTTCTGGTGTCATTGCAGCAGTGGTAGGCGGTGTTTTAGTTTCTATTTTAGGAGGCAGCCATGTCACTATTTCTGGACCTGGGAACGGGCTGGTAGGAGTTATATTAGTTGCTGTGGCGACCTTGGGGTTGAATGGAACCTATGCAGCAATCATATGTTCTGGAATATTGCTTACCATTTTAGGATTTTTAAGAATGGGTAAATTGGCAGATTTCTTTCCGTCCAGCGCTATTCAAGGAATGCTTGCTGCAATAGGCCTTATTATTCTGGGCAAACAGTTCCATATTATGATGGGCAATCAAATAAAGTTAGACGGCAGCGTGGATTATTTACTCGCTATTCCTTCTACTGTAATAGGTGCTTTTTCTTATGATCACTCCGGTTTTACTTATGCAGCAATCGCCGGTATTCTAGCATTAGGTATTATGGTTTTTTATCCTAAAATACGCAACAAATACTTTCACCTTATTCCAGCACCCATGTGGATCGTACTGATCTCTATAGGATTCAGCTATTTTTATGAATTGGTATTGCAGCAGCCGCACCCTGTAGACCCTGCTTATATGATCGCCGATATTCCTACTGGAGCTCAAATCATTTCTGATATTCCCATTCCAAATTTTGATCTGTTGGGATCTTTTAGCTTTTGGGGAAGTGTTCTTGCAATTACCTTGATCGCCAGTATAGAGTCTTTATTAAGTATCAAAGCGGTCGATCAATTAGACCCTGAAAAAAGACGATCTAATGTCAATAGAGACTTAAAAGCATTAGGTCTCGCTACTATAGGAAGCGGATTTTTAGGAGGTCTTAATGTAGTTACGGTAATTGCACGCAGTTCAGTAAATGTAAATAATGGTGGTAGCAATCGCTCTTCTAACTTTGCACATGCTACGTTTTTGGTGATTTTTATATTGCTGTTTAGTACGCAGCTCACTCGTATTCCATTGCCGGCATTGATGGCCATATTGGTTTATACCGGTTATAAACTGGCCTCACCAAGAAATATAGCTAAGATTTTTAGGATAGGTAAGGAGCAGCTCCTTATTTTTTCCACAACTTTACTGGTGACCCTATTTGTAGGTTTGATTTCAGGGATTTTGGCAGGTGTGTTGATGACATTTGTTATTCATGTGATTATTAATAAAGACTTGGAGCTTTTTATCAAAAACTGGAGCAAGCCTAATGTGTTGATGTTGAAAGAAAAGCGAGGGGATCAACATTATTATATCAACGTAAAACACTATTGTACATTTTTAAACTTTTACAAACTCAAAGAAAAATTAAATGCCATTCCAGAGACTGAAGACGTGGTTGTAGACCTTTCTCTCTGTGAATTTGTTGACCATACCGTAATGGAAAATTTGAGTGCTTATCAAGATGTCTTTCACAAACGAGGTGGGCACCTGGAATTGATAGGATTAGATCTTCACGGTACAGAATCAGGACATCCTTTTGCTTTAAGGAGGTTGATTCCTGGAATTCCATTCCTAACGGATAACCTAACTAAAAGGCAGACCACGCTTCAAGAGATTGCTGATAATTACAGTCTGAATTATGAGGCTGACGTAAAAGAAGATACAGAGGTGCTGGATGATTTTAGATACTTCAGAACCAAGCGTATTGAAAAAATATACAACAGGCTATTCAATAAAGATGCTTCTTTTTCAGTTTTTGATATACATTACTCTGAAGGGGAATTTATTGCCAAAGAAGACGTGCGTACCACTATGCTTCATATAAAATTTGATCATCAGATTCCAGAATTCACCTTAGATAGTGAAGGCTTTCTCGAGCGCGTTTATGCTATTGCCGGTTACAACGATATCCCAATAGATAATCATTCTGATTTTTCTAAGCGCTTCTATTTGTTAGGTGATGAACCCAAATTAGTTCAAGACTATTTTACTGATGATCTGGTACGATTCTTTGAAAGCAACACCTATTACCATGTAGAGTCTGATGGTATTTCTTTACTGGTATTTAAATCCCAACGAACCGCTGGAGTGAAGGAAATCAAACAGCTGCTAGACTTTGGTACAAGACTCTCTAAAATTGTGGTTAAAGAAGAAGCCCAGCAAGCTTAACGTCCTCATTTAAATAGGTATTAATCTCTAATGCCTTTGCGTTTATTAGAGTTGATTTTGTATTTTGCATGACCTATGAAAATACACGCTATTGAATCCGGTAATTTTAAGTTGGACGGCGGTGCCATGTTTGGCGTAGTGCCTAAAACTTTATGGACCCGTACAAATCCAGCAGACGCAAACAACATGATTGATATGGCAGCACGATGCCTTCTTATCGAGAATGGAGACCGATTGACACTTATAGACACCGGCATGGGAAATAAGCAGTCAGAGAAGTTTTTTGGCTACTATTATATGGACCATAGATTTGATCTGGACAGCTCACTAAAGGAAAAGGGTTTTTCCAGGAATGATATTACAGACGTATTTTTGACGCACTTGCATTTTGATCATTGTGGAGGCGTGATTAAGAAAAGTAGTACAGGAGATTTTTTAGAGCCCGCTTTCGCGAAAGCGATATGCCACACCAACTCCAGTCACTGGAACTGGGCCGCAGAGCCCAACGACAGGGAGAAGGCTAGTTTTTTAACAGAAAATATAAAGCCTATAGAAGAAAATGGACAGTTGAACTTTATTTCTCAAAAAGGAACTTATGAGAAAAAAAACGAAATGGACTTTGATATTCTATTTGTAGACGGTCATACAGAAAAAATGATGATTCCTCATATTCATATGGGAGAAAAGACATTTGTGTTTATGGCAGATTTACTGCCTACAGTAGGACACTTGCCATTACCTTATGTGATGGGTTACGATACCAGACCTTTACTGACACTAGGAGAAAAAGAAAAATTTCTTAATGAGGCGGCAACAAAAGGTTATTACCTGATACTGGAGCATGACCCTTTTAACGAAATCATCACGGTAAAACACACCGATAAAGGGGTGAGACTAGATCAAACCTTTACTTTTAAAGACTTATTTTAAAAATTAAATTAATAATAAATAACAAATGAAGTATTCAATTTTTAAATCGACTTTGTTAACCATTGCAGCAGCAGGTTTATTAGCTAGCTGTGGTAGTGGTGGAGCAATAGTCTCGCCGCCTATAGGAAATATAGACAGCACACCATTAAAAACGCAAGCACTTACTGAAGAGCAGGCAAGAAACTGGAAAGACTATGATCTTGTAACAGATACCATTCCTGGAATGAGTATCAATAAAGCTTACACAGAACTGCTCAATGGTAAAAAAGGTAAAACCGTCGTGGTAGCCGTAATTGACTCTGGTATTGATATAGAGCACGAAGATCTGGATGGAGTGATCTGGACCAATACGGATGAAATCCCTAATAACGGGAAGGATGACGATAACAATGGTTATATCGATGATGTTCACGGATGGAACTTTCTAGGAGATATCGTTGATGAAAACTTGGAATACGAGCGTATCGTAAGAGATAAAGCTATGCTGCCTGCAGACATCGTTGCCAAAGCTCAAAAAGAATACGATGCTAAGGTAGAAGCGGCTCAACAAGAGAAAGCATTCTATGAGCAGCAAATTGCAGCGGTAGAAGGGTTTGACTCTAAACTAGAAGCAGCTACTGGGAAAAATGAGTATACCTTAGAAGATGTAAATGCAGTTGAAACTGGAGAGGATGAAGAGCTAGTGCAAGCTAAAGGAATTGCACAAAGAGTTTTTCCTCAATACGAGAATTTTAAAAACTTAAAAGACTTATTACAAGGTGAAGTGGATGGGCTTACAGCTCTTCTTAATGGGGATAAGTTAAAGACCAACTACCGTAAAGACCTCCTCAATGATGATCCTTATGTATGGGATACCCCAGTATACGGGAATAATGAATATTCTGGTCCAGATCCAGAAAAGGCAGATGCGTTTCACGGGACACACGTGGCAGGAATTATCGCTGCAGAGCGGGATAACGGCCTAGGGGTGAATGGTGTTGCAAATCATGTAGAAATCATGGTATTAAGAGCTGTTTCTCAAGCAGATGAATACGACAAAGATATCGCTAAAGCCATACGTTATGCTGCAGATAATGGAGCAAAAGTAATTAACGGAAGTTTTGGAAAATACCACTCTACAAATGCACAATGGGTTTGGGAGGCTATCAAATATGCCGAATCTAAAGATGTACTTTTTGTAAATGCAGCTGGTAATGAAGGAATTGACACAGATTTTACTCAAGTATATCCACAAGATCAAGTTCTTGCTGGTGCAGAGATTTCTGACAATTTTTTAACCGTTGGAGCATTGAATTTTGAATATGGCTCTGGTTTAGTTGCAAATTTTTCTAATTACGGTAAAAGTAGTGTGGATGTATTTGCTCCTGGAGTAGCTATTTATTCCACAGCTCCTAATAATGAATACCGCAATGCAGGTGGTACTTCTATGGCTTCTCCGGCTGTAGCAGGGGTAGCTGCAGTTATTAGATCTCAATATCCCAAACTTACTGCTTCACAAGTAAAGCATGTAATTATGGACAGTGGCTTAACAACTAGTGCTAGAGTAGTCTTAGGTGGTGATGCAGAAGATACCAAAGCATTTGGTGAAACAACAGTTTCTGGTAAGATGGTCAATCTTTATAATGCATTAATTATCGCTTCTAGAATATAGTATATCAGAATCTTTGAAAGTAGGATATAGCGGTCTGTTTTAATTTTAAAACAGACCGCTATATTTTGATTAAAGAGGTCTTTTTTTTTAAAGAAAAACTAAAACTGATGTTTTTACGTTTAATACAGCAGGACGTATCAGTTTCTGTATGTTTGAGCAGGCTGTGTTTAGTGATAAAGGTTCACTTAATTCTATTCGTCGATTTTAATTACCCTTTAATAAATTAAAAACATCGACGAAATACAGTAAATAATAATAAAATGAATAGATGACATATCTTTTTTGCCGGAGTTCTTTTTAATTTCTACTTTCGCAACTGCATAATGATGAACATGATTTTAACAAATTTTAACTTTTTTTGCTTGATGTTGCTGCAGCGGGTTCCACCGACTCCTAATGCAACTGGAAAAATGGGTCCTACTCCGCCTGGAGATGTAGTGCCTTTAGATACTAATGTTTGGATATTATTGATCATAGCTATTCTTATGATCTTTTATGTAACAGTACCTAGATTAAAGAAAACAGTTTAAAGACTCATTAGTCTTTTTACATACTTTCCTATTACGTCAAATTCTAGATTCACTTGATCGCCTTTTGATAAGGTTTTGAACCCTGTGTGCTCATAGGTGTATGGAATGATAGCAACAGAAAAGGAATCGAGTTTTGAACCGACTACAGTAAGGCTTACTCCATTAATACAAATGCTTCCCTTCTCAATGGTTACGTTGTTTAACTTTGAATCGTATTCAAAACTAAACACCCAGGAACCGTCCTTATTGATCACTTCTGTGCAGGTAGCCGTTTGATCTACGTGTCCTTGAACAATGTGTCCGTCTAATCGGGCATTCATTTTCATAGCGCGCTCTATGTTTACTATATCACCTTCTTGTAGATCGCTTATATTAGTTTTATTTAAAGTTTCCTCAATCGCTGTTACCGTATATTGATTTCCATCAATGGAAACAACGGTAAGACAGACCCCATTATGAGCAACGCTCTGATCAATTTTTAATTCTGAAGTTAAGTCACAAAGCAAACTCAGATGTAAATTAGTGCCCTCTTTTTTAAGCTGGACAACTTTTGCGGCACTCTCAATGATTCCTGTAAACATAACTGGCTAAAAAACTTTACTTTTATACTTTCAAAAATAAGGCATAAATAGCGCATTACATGAATAAGGAAGAGAATATCAAAGTAGGTATTACGATAGGGGATCCTAATGGAGTAGGTGGAGAGATAATACTAAAGGCATTTGAGGATCCTAGAATGTTAGAAATGTATACTCCAGTAGTTTTTGCAAGTACAAAACTACTCTCCTTCTATGCAAAAACATTTGATTTGAAAACTAAAATACACGGTATTACCTCATTAGACGAGGTAGTTCCAGGGAAGTTTAATGTATTGCGATTAATAAAGGAGCCATTTACAGTACAATGGGGAGAGGTGAGTACAGAAGCAGGAAAGCTAGCTATAAGAAGTTTAGAAGCTGCCACTGCTGCTCTTAAAGAGAATAAAATAGACGTATTAGTTACGGCGCCTATCAATAAAGAATCAATTCACTCAGAAGACTTCACATTTCCAGGCCATACCGATTATTTAAATCAAGAATTGGAAGGAGAAAGCTTAATGTTTATGGTTTCTGATGAATTGCGAGTAGGTTTGCTTACAGATCATGTACCTGTAAAAGATGTCCCTTCCACTATTAATGAAAAATTAATTAAGACCAAGATAGGAACGATTAAAGAGTCTCTAAAAAAGGATTTTGGAATTAGTAAGCCTAGAATAGCTGTTTTAGGAATTAATCCTCACGTAGGAGATAATGGTGTTATAGGAACAGAAGATCAGGATACACTTATTCCTGCTTTAGAGCAATTACGAGAAGACGGGAATATTATTTTTGGCCCCTATGCAGCAGATTCCTTCTTCGGAAATAAAAAATACAAAGAATTTGATGCTGTTTTAGCAAGTTATCACGATCAAGGATTGATCCCGTTTAAAACCATAGCCTTCGGTCATGGGGTTAATTATACAGCGGGACTTAGTCATGTAAGAACCAGTCCTGATCATGGGACAGGCTTTGATATCGCTGGAAAGGGAACTGCAAATCCAGAATCATTTGTCGCTGCAATTGATGCAGCAATCGTGATATATTTAAAGCGTAAAGAGTATGATATCTTGAATGAAAACCCGTTGAAAAAACTTTCTCGCAAACGAAGGTGATATTAACACTAGGTTTTTAATAACTTTTATTATCTTTGCCCGCTCTTTGAAAGAGTAGTATTATGGAACTCAAGGCTTTTATTTTATCCTTTGCCGGATTAAAGCAAGGGAAGCACCAGTTTAAGTACGAGGTCGATAACACGTTTTTTGAAAATTTTGGATTTGAAGAGTTTAATAGTTCATCACTAGTAATTGATGCAGAGCTGGATAAAAGAAATACCATTATGGATCTTTTTTTAAAAGCTACTGGGTCAGTTAATTTAAATTGTGATGTTACTAATGAGCCATTTGATCTAGACATAGATGCTTCTATGGATTTGGTCATCAAATTTGGAGATATTTTTAATGACGATAATGAAGATTTATTGATCCTTTCACATGGAGACTATGAATTCAATATCGCTCAGTATGTGTATGAAATGCTAGTGCTTTCCATACCTCAAAAAAGAGTTCATCCAGGTGTTGAAGACGGTTCTTTAGATTCAGACGTTTTAGATAAATTGGAGGAATTAAGAGTTTCAATGCCAGAAGAAAAAAGTAACAGTAACGATATAGATCCCAGATGGGACGCATTAAAGAAATTAAAAACGGATAATAATTTATAGCCATGGCGCATCCTAAGAGAAAAATCTCGAAAACGAGAAGAGACAAAAGAAGAACTCACTACAAAGCTACAGTTCCACAAATTGCTACAGATTCAACAACTGGTGAAGCTCACCTTTATCACAGAGCGCACTGGCATGAAGGAAAACTGTATTACAGAGGTAATGTAGTTATAGACAAAACTGAAGTAGCGGAGGCTTAATTCACAATTAATTATTTCGTAGAAAACAATTGCTTTCTATATGAAATCAAAAAAAATGACACGTTTTTATTAAAAATGTGTCATTTTTTCTGGTTTCTAGAGCTTTTTTATTAGCTTTCCACGCGCTAATTAAATCATTAGAATCCCCAGTATGAGTAATATTAAAGCGGCGATAACGGCAGTAGGTGCCTATGCTCCAGAGTATAGACTTACAAATGCCATTTTAGAAACCATGGTCGACACCAACGACGAATGGATCACTTCTCGTACCGGAATTAAAGAACGCCGTATCCTTAAGGATAAGGATAAAGGAACATCTTATCTCGCTATTCAAGCAGCACAAGACCTTATTAAGAGCGCAAATCTAGATGTCTCTACTATAGATTTAGTTCTCGTGGCAACGGTAACACCAGACATGCCAGTCGCTTCTACAGCAGCTTTTGTTGCATCAGAAATAGGTGCTGTAAATGCATTCTCTTATGATTTAATGGCAGCATGCTCAGGCTTTCTATACGGTATGAGTACCGCTAGCAGTTACATAGAATCTGGTCGTTATAAAAAAGTATTGCTGATTGGGGCAGATAAAATGTCCTCCATTATAAATTACGAAGACCGCGAGACTTGTATCATTTTTGGAGATGCCGGTGGCGCAGTTCTTTTTGAACCTAATTTAGAACCTTATGGATTTGAGGATGAAGTCCTGCGCAGTGATGCCATAGGACGTAATTTTCTCAAAATAGATGCTGGAGGATCTTTGTTGCCAGCCTCTCATGAAACGGTAGATAAGAAACAACATTACGTTTTTCAGGATGGGAAAAACGTTTTTAAATATGCAGTGTCAAAAATGGCCGACGTTTCAGAGGAAATCGTGGAGCGCAACAATCTTACCAATGAAGACATTAACTGGCTGGTGCCGCATCAAGCAAACAAACGCATCATAGATGCAACTGCAAGAAGAATAAATCTTTCAGCAGAGAAGGTGATGATGAATATTCATAAATATGGAAATACCACCAGTGCCACTTTGCCACTATTATTAAAAGAGTACGAGACTCAGTTAAAAAAGGGAGATCGCTTAGTATTTGCCGCCTTTGGTGGTGGTTTTACTTGGGGGTCTATTTTATTAACTTGGGCTTACGATAGTTAAACTTAATAACCACACTATTTATGGACATTAAAGAAATACAGAACCTAATCAAATTTGTTGCTAAATCTGGAGCAAGTGAGGTAAAATTAGAAATGGATGATATAAAAATCACCATCAGAACAGGAAGTGATGCAGATGTTACTTACGTATCCCAGGCACCTCCTATGCAAATGGCTCCAGTTCAACAAGCAGCTCATGCGCCAGTTGCTAGTGAGACTCCAGCAGCGACAGCAGCTCCGGCAGCAGAAAGTATTGATAAATACGTTACTGTAAAGTCTCCTATAATTGGAACCTTTTACAGGAAATCTTCTCCAGATAAGCCTTCTTTTGTCGAGGTAGGAGATAGTATTAAAGAAGGTGATACCTTATGTATTATCGAGGCGATGAAACTTTTCAACGAGATTGAAAGTGAAGTTTCGGGTACTATTGTAAAAGTGCTTATTGATGATTCTTCTCCGGTAGAATTTGATCAGCCATTATTTTTAGTAGATCCTTCTTAATAGGAGAAGAATTTTTTATGTCTTAGTGTTGGTTTTGCCGCTACTTTCTTACCGCTTTCGCGAAAGTGAAACAAAAAAAGAAGTTGGTGCTGAATTTAATTCAGTGCGAAAGTGAGCTAACCAGCCCTTATCTAAAAAGAAACATGATGTTTAAAAAAATATTAATAGCAAATCGTGGTGAGATAGCCCTTAGGGTTATACGAACTTGCAAGGAAATGGGAATTAAAACAGTAGCGGTATACTCTACTGCTGATGCCGAAAGCCTTCACGTAAAATTTGCTGATGAAGCAGTTTGTATAGGTCCACCACCTAGTAATCTATCGTACTTAAAAATGTCTAACATTATTAGTGCAGCAGAGATTACAAATGCAGACGCCATTCACCCTGGATATGGATTTCTTTCTGAAAACGCAGATTTTTCTCGTATTTGTGAAGAACACCAAATCAAGTTTATAGGCGCTAGTGCTGAGATGATCTCCAAAATGGGAGATAAAGCTACAGCAAAGAAAACTATGAAAGAAGCAGGTGTACCTTGCGTTCCAGGATCTGAAGGAATTATTGCAGATTTTGAGGAATGTATTAAAACTGCAAAAGAAACCGGTTATCCGGTAATGCTTAAAGCTACTGCTGGTGGTGGTGGTAAAGGAATGCGTGCTGTGTGGAAAGAAGAAAATCTTCAGGACGCATGGGATAGCGCCCGTTATGAGTCTAAAGCAGCCTTCGGTAATGATGATATGTATATGGAGAAACTCATTGAAGAGCCACGCCATATAGAAATCCAGATCGTAGGCGATAGCTATGGAACAGCATGCCATTTAAGTGAGCGTGATTGTTCTGTACAAAGACGTCACCAAAAGCTTACGGAAGAAGTGCCTTCTCCATTTATGACCAAAAAATTACGTAAGGAAATGGGTGAAGCTGCGGTAAAAGCAGCAGAATACATTGCTTATGAAGGAGCTGGGACAGTAGAATTTCTTGTAGATAAGCACCGTAATTTCTACTTTATGGAAATGAACACTCGTATACAAGTAGAGCACCCTATTACAGAGCAGGTCATTGACTTTGATCTTATTAGAGAGCAAATTTTAGTTGCTGCGGGAGTGAAAATTTCAGGGAAGAACTATGAACCTTCATTACACTCTATTGAGTGCAGAATAAATGCAGAAGATCCTTATCACGATTTCCGTCCTTCTCCAGGGAAGATTACTACATTACACGCACCTGGTGGTCACGGTGTTCGATTAGACACTCATGTATACGCTGGATATTCCATCCCGCCTAATTATGACTCGATGATTGCAAAGTTGATTACGACTGCAAGAACACGTCAAGAGGCGATTGATAAGATGAAACGCGCACTAGATGAGTTTGTCATAGAGGGAATTAAAACTACGATTCCTTTTCACAGACAGCTTATGGATGAGCCAGATTATGTAGCTGGGAA is a window of Nonlabens sp. MB-3u-79 DNA encoding:
- the accC gene encoding acetyl-CoA carboxylase biotin carboxylase subunit, whose product is MFKKILIANRGEIALRVIRTCKEMGIKTVAVYSTADAESLHVKFADEAVCIGPPPSNLSYLKMSNIISAAEITNADAIHPGYGFLSENADFSRICEEHQIKFIGASAEMISKMGDKATAKKTMKEAGVPCVPGSEGIIADFEECIKTAKETGYPVMLKATAGGGGKGMRAVWKEENLQDAWDSARYESKAAFGNDDMYMEKLIEEPRHIEIQIVGDSYGTACHLSERDCSVQRRHQKLTEEVPSPFMTKKLRKEMGEAAVKAAEYIAYEGAGTVEFLVDKHRNFYFMEMNTRIQVEHPITEQVIDFDLIREQILVAAGVKISGKNYEPSLHSIECRINAEDPYHDFRPSPGKITTLHAPGGHGVRLDTHVYAGYSIPPNYDSMIAKLITTARTRQEAIDKMKRALDEFVIEGIKTTIPFHRQLMDEPDYVAGNYTTAFMDTFKMKPLSE